Proteins found in one Planococcus citri chromosome 2, ihPlaCitr1.1, whole genome shotgun sequence genomic segment:
- the LOC135836709 gene encoding protein O-glucosyltransferase 2-like, whose protein sequence is MTYAVKHFFSFCLAVAQCFPIFILIHCGKSEQISCDNTQIWGPGLDPENVIMPARYFFIKCYDFNNNSLNLSPGKDIYQVQISGDKEPICRIWLNILESKDGLFIVRYKVLSACKNLRISVKCKGKELPISPVKFTGNTYPDDCSCLVNEDVNNWMEKYRCGKDFSQIRKDLDKFDDIDFDSLLPTAEKTLFKDALSKSVCHYLIKNNKIYRNCHGQYTGFKMFMDAILLFFSRKVRLPDMEMLVNLGDWPLIKKSSSNDTILPLFSWCGSDDTHDIVMPTYDITESSLENMGRVTLDMLSVQGNIAKTWNDKIEKLFWRGRDSSRERLHLISLSRQHNDIINASLTDFFFFKNLENEYGPREKRISFFDFFDYKYQINLDGTVAAYRFPYLLVSDSLIFKQDSPYYEHFYKDLTEWKHFVPVKRDLSDLVEKVKWALANDEEAREIAQKGQEFARNNLLPHDIFCYHIQLFKEYSKKFVAKNITVRPGMEEVKQNKMQKQCQCEDSKKTSSSRTFEDL, encoded by the exons ATGACCTATGCAGTAAagcattttttctctttttgtttGGCAGTAGCTCAATGTTTTCCAATATTCATACTCATTCATTGTGGTAAAAGTGAACAAATAAGCTGTGATAATACCCAAATATGGGGTCCTGGTTTGGACCCTGAAAATGTGATAATGCCGGCTCGTTATTTCTTTATTAAATGTTATGATTTCAATAATAATAG tcTAAACTTATCCCCTGGAAAAGACATTTATCAAGTGCAGATATCCGGTGACAAAGAGCCCATTTGTAGAATCTGGCTCAACATTTTGGAATCAAAAGATGGCTTATTTATCGTGCGATACAAAGTACTCAGTGCGTGTAAAAATTTACGAATCTCTGTCAAATGCAAAGGAAAAGAGTTACCTATTTCTCCAGTCAAGTTTACCG GTAACACGTATCCGGATGATTGCTCGTGCCTAGTTAATGAAGACGTCAATAATTGGATGGAAAAATATAGGTGTGGAAAAGATTTCAGTCAAATTCGAAAGGATTTAGACAAATTTGATGATATAGATTTCGATTCCCTGTTGCCTACCGCTGAAAAAACTCTGTTTAAAGATGCTCTGAGTAAAAGTGTTTGtcattacctaattaaaaataataag atataCAGAAATTGCCACGGTCAAtacactggtttcaaaatgttcatggatgcaattttattatttttctcgcGAAAAGTACGATTACCAGATATGGAAATGCTCGTCAACCTCGGTGATTGGCCACTAATCAAGAAAAGCTCTTCTAACGATACGATTTTACCTTTATTTTCATGGTGTGGTTCTGATGACACTCATGACATTGTGATGCCAACTTATGACATAACGGAGTCTTCTTTAGAAAACATGGGACG agttaCGCTGGATATGCTGTCAGTTCAAGGGAATATTGCAAAAACATGGaatgataaaattgagaaattgtttTGGAGAGGACGAGACTCCAGCAGAGAACGATTACATTTGATTAGTCTTTCTCGTCAGCATAATGATATCATTAATGCATCGCTgactgattttttcttttttaaaaacttggaaaacgaATACGGTCCTAGAGAAAAACgtatttcttttttcgattttttcgat tataaatACCAGATTAATTTAGATGGTACCGTGGCTGCGTATAGATTTCCGTACTTATTGGTATCCGATTCATTGATATTCAAGCAAGACTCGCCATATTACGAGCACTTTTATAAAGATCTGACGGAATGGAAACATTTTGTGCCAGTAAAGCGAGACTTGTCGGATCttgttgaaaaagttaaatGGGCACTTGCTAATGATGAAGAAGCTCGCGAAATCGCCCAGAAAGGTCAAGAATTCGCTAGAAATAATTTATTACCACACGACATTTTTTGTTACCATATTCAGTTATTCAAA gAGT